AAGCGATATTTAACGCCTCGATAAGAAAGATTCATGGAAATGCGGCCTCCGACCAATAATGTAAATGAGGCGCGTTCCTTCGGGAAAATCCCTACTTCCGTCTTATTCAACGACGAGCTTTTGAGCAAATGAAAAAGAATCTCAAGTCTACGCTAAACAAGATGAACGACTTTTCTGTATCTAATGATACCCTTTATTTCTAAAATCGTGCTTAAGGTCTATTCATCTTCAAGTTAAAGTTGCCCTAAGCTTTGATATGTCAGCAATTTAGGGCTGTGAAGATTTCAGACGTTCAGAGATTCCTGTCGCTGGGCAAGGACTAGTAAAGCTCATATTTCATAAGCTGACAGGGAAGAGAGCCGTTGTGGACTGAAAAACGCTGAGAAGATTTGAGCCCAATGGTGCGAGAAAGCTCTTTGTTGCCGCTCAGTACAAATGCCGTCCAGCCCTTGAATTGCTGTTTGAGGACGTTGCCGAGCAGCTTATAAAACGCTCCTAAGTCAATGTCTTTGCCAAGACGTTCACCATAGGGGGGGTTGCACAGCAGGACGCCGTGATCACTAGGAGCCTCAACAAGGGATAGCTCCTGTTGGTAGAGTTCGATCTGGGTTTCAATGCCGCAGTTCGCTGCGTTTTGACGGGCCTGCTGGATGACGGTGGGGTTGCGATCACATCCCACTACCACTGCATCTAGAGTTTCACGGCAGCTATCCACTGCATTTTGACGCAACGAATGCCACAGCTCAGACTCGAAATTAGGCCAAGTCTCAAAGCCAAAGGACTCCCGATACAATCCTGGTGCCTGGTTGATGGAGATCAAGCCTGCCTCCAGCGGCAGCGTACCTGAACCACAAAGCGGGTCCATGAAGGGCTGATCCGGTTGCCACTGGCTCATGTGAATCAGCGCCGCCGCTAGCGATTCCTTGAGGGGGGCTGCGCCCACAGCAGGCCGATATCCCCGTCGATGGAGACTAGAGCCGGAACTATCGAGACTCACCGTACAGAGATCACGATGAATATGAACGTTGATCAGTACGTCGGGCGTTTGTGGATCTACCGATGAG
The genomic region above belongs to Acaryochloris thomasi RCC1774 and contains:
- a CDS encoding THUMP domain-containing class I SAM-dependent RNA methyltransferase, whose amino-acid sequence is MNTYFATVARGLESLAAEELETLGASSVEPGFCGVSFIGDSALLYKVNLWARLPFRILQSLKEFPCQDAQDLYRGIQTLDWQTYLTPEQTLAVKATGKNRQLNHTHFTALQVKNAIVDQQQQRFDERSSVDPQTPDVLINVHIHRDLCTVSLDSSGSSLHRRGYRPAVGAAPLKESLAAALIHMSQWQPDQPFMDPLCGSGTLPLEAGLISINQAPGLYRESFGFETWPNFESELWHSLRQNAVDSCRETLDAVVVGCDRNPTVIQQARQNAANCGIETQIELYQQELSLVEAPSDHGVLLCNPPYGERLGKDIDLGAFYKLLGNVLKQQFKGWTAFVLSGNKELSRTIGLKSSQRFSVHNGSLPCQLMKYELY